Sequence from the Paenibacillus tundrae genome:
GGCGTTGTCCATTATTGGAAGTCCAAAGCAGAGCGCTTCCGCTTCCGCCCGATCCATCGTCTGGATCAGGAGACATCAGGTGTGCTGGCGATAGCCAAAAACCCTTATGTGCACCAGCATGTGTCGGAGCAGATGATTGCGGGAACGGTCGATAAAAAGTATATGGCTATTGTGCATGGCTCTCCTGCTGAGGTAGAAGGTGCGGTGGATGGCCCAATTGACCGTGACCCAGAAGAGCCTCATCGTCGAATCGTAACACCTGATGGTTATGCCGCAAGAACCTTATACAACGTGGTAACGACATGGGGAAATGGCAGTGCCAGTGTAGTGAATCTGAAACTGGAGAGTGGCCGAACCCATCAAATTCGTGTACATATGACATCAATTGGTTGTCCGCTAATTGGTGATCGGATGTATAAGACCTTGCCAAGCGATAGAATCAATGCTGAGACAGAAGCGATGCGAAACGAGCGAGATGGGTGGATTGATCGTCAAGCCTTACATGCATACGAGCTATCATTCGACCATCCTATTCTGAAGCAGCGGATGACATTCCAGGCACCACTGCCTCCAGATCTGGCAGCGTTGGAGAAACGACTTGATGCCGAGACGCAACCAAGAGAGGATCGCATCTGAAGATCGCAACCATGCTGAGTATTTGAGTGATCCATATGAAATGGATTGCTTATGAAGTAAAACTGCAATGCGATGGTATTGTTTTCGAGCGACTTTTGGATTTGCAAAGCAAACCAAGGGAAGCGAGAAACGAAACCGGAGCGAAGGAGGAGTAGCAATGAGTCAATTAAAAGTATATCAGTACGCCAAATGCGGGACATGCCGCAAAGCAGTGAAGTGGCTGGAGGCACAAGAGCATCAGCTAGAGTTAATTCCTATTTTTGATACCCCGCCTACTGAAGCTGAGCTTACAGATTTGATCCAGAAGAGCGGCCTTGAGGTTAAGAAATTTTTCAATACTAGCGGAGAGGTCTACAAAGAGCAACAGCTGAAGGATAAGTTGCCTGGGATGTCGGTAGAAGAGCAGATTCGTCTGCTAGCTTCGAATGGTCGCCTCATCAAACGTCCTATTGTAACGGACGGAGACAAGGTCACCGTTGGCTTCAAGGAAGATACGTATGAGCAGGAGTGGAATAATCGCTAAGAACGACGAATAACTTGGATTCTACCGTAACTGAAAAGGTAGTATAATTGTTGCCCTGAATATTAATAATTCAGGGCTTTTTTGGCTGACCGATAAGTGGTAGAACTATGCTATAATGATAGAGTTATTCTGCAATGCAATTATATTTTATTGGTTACACACAAGATAGGAGAGAGTAAACACAAGTGAATCAACGTAATGAACCTACTTTGTTGCTAGTAGACGGTATGGCAGTGTTGTTCCGGGCATTTTACGCAACATCTGCAAGCGGATATATTAGACGTACAAAGGCAGGCTTGCCCACCAATGCAGTTTACGGATTTATCCGTTATTTCTGGGATGCGGTTCAGACCTTTGGGCCAAGTCACGTCATCTGTTGTTGGGATATGGGTGGAAAGACGTTTCGTGGCGAAGAGTATGCCGCTTACAAAGGCAATCGTCCCGAAGCTCCGAATGATCTAATTCCGCAGTTTGAGTTAATTCGTGAAGTCATGGATAGTCTGAATATTCCGAACATTGGAGCAGCTGGATATGAGGCTGACGATTGCATCGGCACGTTAGCGAAATATTACACAGAGCAGACAGACATGAATGTAATGGTACTGACGGGTGATCATGACATGTTGCAACTGATTAATGATCGTACAAGCATTATTATTATGAAAAAAGGTCATGGCAACTACATGGTGTACACACCAGAGTCGCTAATGGCGGAGAAACAACTTACACCTCGCCAAGTCATTGATATGAAGGGCTTGATGGGGGATGCAAGTGACAATTATCCAGGGGTTCGAGGCATTGGTGAGAAGACGGCACTGAAGCTTGTTCAGGAGTATGATTCAATCGAAGGGATTCTGGACAACTTGGATAAGCTTACACCTTCGGTACGCAAAAAAATTGAGAATGATCTGGACATGCTTCATCTGTCCCGCAAATTAGCAGAGATTCACTGCGCTGTTCCAGTTGCATGTGCACTGGATATGTGTGAATTACGTCTGGATCCGGATACGGTGATGGACAAGTTTGAACAACTTGAGATGAAGAGCCTTGGCTCTTGGATGGGAGTGGCAATAGGGTGAGCAGTATTCAAACAAGATCAAGTAAGAGATGGTGGACAGGGGCTATGGCTCTTGTCCTGGCTTTACCGGTATTATTATCAGGGGCAGTAAGTGCTCCACAGACAGCCGAAGCAAAAGCAGCAATCAGTACTAAAGTGCAGAAAGTAAAAGCAGCAGGACGTAGTTTCACCGTGCAAACGGTTAGTATTCCAAAAGGTACACCAGTGACAGTAGGATTAGCGAAGAAACAGGTAGGTCAGACAGCAACATTGCCTTCCATTGTCAAAGCGTATGGGGCGCAAGCAGCGATTAACGGAGCTTTCTTTGAGGCTTATAATGGTGCTCCAGATCCATATGGCATGTTAATAGCTAATGGTAAAGTAATACATATAGGAAGATACGGTACAAGCATTGGTTTTAAAGAAGATGGCACAGCTATCATGGATTCACTTCGTGTGAACTTAACAGGAATGGTAACGACGCCAGAAGGCAAATCCCGCAGTTGGTATGCTACCTTTATTAACAGAACCCCTTCAGCAAATGCAAGCATTACGATGCTGTATACGCCTGAGCGTGGTTCGACGGTTGGGTTCAAAGGTGGTACAGCAGTAGTGATCGAGAAAGGGATCGTTACCAAAAAAGTACCGAATACCAATATTGCCATTCCTAAGAATAGCTCAGTTCTGGTCTTCACAGGCAGTCATAAATCCAACGCCGATCGTTTCGTGGTTGGCTCCACGGTTGAGATGAATTATAAGTACACGAATGCAGCAGGCAAGGAAATTCCTTGGGATGAAGTCGTTACTGCTGTAGGAGCTGGCCCGCGTCTCGTTAAGGATGGGAAGATTTCGATTAATCCAGCAAGTGAAGGCTTCAAGGATCCAAAAATCTTGAATGCCTCTGGTGCAAGAAGCGGGATCGCTATCATGGCCGATGGTTCTGTTCTTCTGGCGACCGTTTCCGGAGCAACGATGAAGGAATGGGCTGCTGTGATGCAGAAGCTTGGAGCGAAGCAAGCGATGAATCTGGATGGTGGTGCATCTTCAGGTATGTATGCTGGTGGTAAAATGCTCACTTCGCCTGGTCGCTTGTTAAGCAACACACTCGTTTTTGGTGGCTCCGTTAAATAATCCGTGAACAATGAAAGGGAGAAATGCACAAATGAAACTCACACAACAATCCGAATTGGGCGATAGCCCTACAGCTGTCCTTTCTCTAAATGTGGGTCAGCCTAAACCTTTGCCTGGTCAAAAACGTGAAGTGCTGAGCGGAATTGTGAAGACTCCCGTTTCTAGTCCTGTTTTCTTGTCATTCACGGGCATGACTGGGGATGCTCAGGCTGATCTAGAGCACCATGGGGGACCCGACAAGGCGGTTTGTGTCTATGACTATAGCCGTTATCCTTTGCTGGAGCAATTGATGGAGCGCAAGCTGGAGTGGGGGGCTTGTGGCGAAAATTTGACGGTCGAGGGCTGTGCAGAGGATCTGGTGCGGATTGGCGATGTGTATCAATTAGGCGATGCTATGGTTCAAGTTAGTCAGCCCAGACAACCTTGCTTCAAGTTGGCAGCTCGATATGACTACAAGGGCTTGCCTGTATATTTTCAGGAAAGTGGACATACCGGCTTTTATTTTCGTGTGTTACAAGAAGGAGAAGTGAAGCCAGGTTCTGTATTCAAACGAATTAGCACGGATTTAACCTCCATGACTATTCTGGAAGCGAACCGGGTGATGCATCAGGGTAAACGGGACGCGGAAGGCATTCGTGCCTTGCTGGCCATTACAACCCTCTCGAACAGCTGGAGACAAACGTTGGTAAACCGTTTGGAGAAGCTGGAAGGCGAGTCGTTGAATTGAACGAGTAGAGTGATCGATGACAGAATGGAATTCCTTTTACATTAATTGAGGAGTGTGACGAACATGACGATCTTAGGCGCGATTGAAGCTGGAGGCACGAAGTTTGTATGTGGTATTGGAAATGAAAAGGGAGAAGTGTTGGAACGAGCAAGCTTTCCTACGACAACACCTGAAGAAACGATGGCGCAAGTCATTGCTTTCTTTGAAGGTAAAAATATTGAAGCTCTAGGTGTAGGTTCTTTTGGCCCAATTGACCCGATTGAAGGCAGTCCAACGTACGGATACATTACCACTACACCCAAACCACATTGGGGGCAATACAACCTTATTGGCAAATTGAAGGAACATTATGATGTGCCAATGACGTTTGATACCGATGTGAATGGAGCTGCACTTGGTGAAGCGACTTGGGGCGCAGCCAAAGGATTAGACAGTTGCTTGTATATTACGGTGGGTACAGGAATTGGTGCAGGTGCTGTAGTTTCTGGTCAAATGGTACATGGATTGTCTCATCCAGAGATGGGACATATCATCGTACGTAGACATCCGGAGGATACCTTTGAAGGATTCTGCCCTTATCATAGCGATTGCCTAGAAGGACTTGCTGCAGGTCCAGCGATTAACAAACGATGGGAACAACCAGCTTATGAGTTATCACCGGATCACAAAGCATGGGAGATCGAGGCTCATTACTTGGCGCATGCACTTATGAACTATGTTCTGATTCTCTCCCCACAGAAAATTGTGATGGGCGGCGGTGTGATGAAGCAGGAGCAGCTCTTCCCTTTGATACGCAAAAAATTACAGGAATTGCTGAATGGTTATGTACAGCATCCCGCACTTCAGTCCGATATCGATCAATATGTGGTCTCACCGGGTCTTGGAGATAACGCAGGGCTGTGCGGCTCCTTGGCGCTTGCGAAGCTTGCACTAAATAAATAAAGTATACAACACGAAATGATTGACGAATTTTTCCAATATGGTATGATATGAGCAACAGCATAGCACGGTTTGTTGAGGAAGCACCTCTCTTGCATTCATTTTGCAGGAGGGGTGTTTTTTTGTGCCTTTTTTGAAGGTGATGAGGGTGAGCCTTACAAGCGGTGTAGCTGAACTCGAAGGAGGGATTGACCATGGAAGTCATTTTTATGAACAGATTAGCAAGAATTACAGATCAGAATGAAGAGCTCGCACAGGTGTGGATTGGCGAAGAAGAAGGCGCATGGCATCTGGGTTGGAGCTTGTATGAGGAAGGGGATCGAGAGGATAAGGTTTGGTATGAGGGCAGTTCGTGGGAAGAACTCATGCATATTTATCGTCATCAACTAGCACTACAGATGAGTGAAGGGTTCCGACCGTTACTACAAGGTTTATTTCATGAGATTGAAGATTTGCGATCACGAAATTATGGTGGACAACGGCTTCAATGTTATAGCGAGTTGTATGCCAATGAAACATTGTATGCAGATCTATGCACATGGCGTAGAAAGAGAGCCGCTTCTGACCGGAAGGCTCCTTATTTTATTGCAACGAACCGGTTGCTTCGCATGATTAGTTCGTATGTGCCATTGACGATGGATGAACTGATGCAATTGCCGGGTGTTGGAGAGAGCAAGGCCTCCGAGTATGGTCAAGCATGGCTGGAGCTAACGAACGGAGTGGAGCGTTCCACCGTATTTCCACTCGACTGGGTATACTCTGCATTGAAAGAAGAGGAGTACGAGAACTGGCTTTATCGACAGAAGGAACAGAAGTATAAACAGGAACTAGACAAATTCAAGACACGTAAGCAAGTACTTGAAGGCATGAAGGAAGGGCACACGTTAGAGGAGATTGTTCACCGTTCGGGATTGTCACGCCGAGAGCTAATCGAATTACTGGAGATCTTAGATCTAGAGGGTTATGATACGGATTGTCTTCTTGATGCAGAGCTTGCCATTATGCCTGAACAAGAACAAGAAGCCGTATGGAACGCCTATGAGGAACTAGGAGACGCGTTTCTGAAGCCTGTGCTACATAAAGTATATGGGGAAGAAAAACCAGGTGGAGGTAGCCTGGAGCAAGTATATGAGAAGCTTCGTATGATCCGGATTCGTTATCGTCGTCATGTGGAGACGGAGCAGAACGTCAGTTAATGTGCGATTAGACCAAAAAAAGACGAGGCCATAACCCCATTAGGGAGGCTTCGTCTTCTATTCTCTTTGAAATGTTCATTCCGAGTCTAATCAGATCCAGTCTTTTTTGCGGAAAATGAAGAACATACTCAGGCCAAGTGTCACCATAAGCCCAATAACCACAAAGTATGAATATTTCCAGTGCAATTCTGGCATAAATTCGAAGTTCATCCCGTAGATACCGGTAATAACGGTCAAGGGCATGAATACTGTGGTGATGGCGGTAAACACACGCATGATCTCATTCGCTCGGTTCGCAATACTGGATTGATAAGCCTCACGTAAGTTGCCCATCAGATCCCGATAGGTTTCGAACGTTTCGGAAATCTTTACCGCATTCTCATAAATATCGCTGAAGTATTTCTGCAATTGATCATCAATGAGACGCAAGTCTTTTTTGTTAAGTGTATTGATGACCTCTTTTTGAGGACCAAGCACTTTTTTGAGCCATAGAATCTCACTACGAAGCCCGATTATTTCGTTTAGGTGAGATTTTTTGGTGTGCATCAGAATATCTTCCTCAAGCTTCTCGATCCGTGCCTCAATTCGATCACCGACAGTAAAGTAATTGTCGACAATTAAGTCAACCAGCAAGTATAACAGACGATCCGGAGTACTGACTTCCTGCTCCCATAGAATAGGTTTTAAAGTTCGCAGCTCACTGACTTTCTGTTTGGTCACACTGATAATGAAATGTCTGCCCAAGAACAGGTTGACGGCACGTAAAAATATCTCTTCATCATCAAAACGAATGCTATTAATGACAATAAAATAATGACTTTCATAAATTTCGATCTTCGGACGCTGTTCCTCGTCACTTAAGCAGTCTTCCACCGCTAGGTCATGCATCATAAATAGCGGCTGAAGCACGGCCAGATCATCCACATCCGCATCAATCCAGTAAAAGCCCTCCGCTGGTGGAGTCAGCGCTTGCTGAATATCATCCACTGGGATAAATACACCGTTGTTTACCAACCGGATTTTCATCGTTATCGACTCCTTCTGCACCCGCCAGGTTGGCGGTTCTTCATCATTATGGGCGCAAAAAGAAGAGATCAGCCGGTCGGCAGCGGAGCCTGGAGATCAGGTCTGCGTTCGCTCTATATGCAAACGGAAGTAACGTCCCGCTGCCGGCATGCTGATGTCAATTCTCTATGCTGTTTGTCGGAATTCGGCTGCCAGTCAGGCCTCGGGTCGCCATCCATTGATTATGTCACCTCTCACATAAGGGTTTACAACACCTGTTTAGTATACCGCTGGTCCAACGTGCTTTCAAGCGCAAAAATGTGTCTATTTCGCGCTCTGAGGCAGTGTATGATAGGTGGTGAAAAACGGTTCCGAGATGTAGAAACTTAGGATGAACTGTAGCTTGACGTGAACGAATTAATGTTTTAAAGTAAACGGAAAGCAATTAAATTTCAAAAATTAAATACAGCGAAATCTTATCAAGAGTAGGTGGAGGGACTGGCCCGATGAAACCCGGCAACCGGCGGTATACCGCACGGTGCTAATTCTTGCAGCGACTATGTGCCCAAGAGGTACTGTTGTAACTGAGAGATGAGAGAGGCGCATATCTATTTACATATGACCTTTCTCGGAATCCGAGGAAGGTCTTTGTTATATGCCCCGACTTCTCAGCACTGATTTTCGCTAAGGAACTTGAGCCTGTCTCACGGCATTAGACGTAGGAATTCTATGCTTGTAGAGCAAGCTCATGGCAGCGTATGCTGCAATCTATTTATGCTCAAGGAGGAGTTTGACACCATGCCAATCAAAATACCGGACACTTTACCTGCGAAGGAAGTGCTTGCAGGGGAAAACATCTTTGTCATGGACGAGACATCCGCATATCAACAGGATATTCGTCCGCTTCGTATCGCTATATTAAACCTTATGCCAACGAAAGAAACGACCGAGACCCAGCTCTTACGTTTGGTGGGGAATACACCTATACAGGTCGACATCGTTCTGGTACATCCGAAATCTCATACATCTAAGAACACTTCCCAGGAGTACCTGGATGAATTCTACAAAACATTTGATGAAATCGAACATCGCCGCTTCGATGGCATGATCATTACAGGTGCACCTGTAGAACAGATGGATTTCGAGGACGTGAACTATTGGAAGGAAATCCAAGAAATCTTCGAATGGACCAAAACAAATGTTACTTCAACCATGCATATATGTTGGGCCTCACAAGCGGGCTTATACCATCACTTCGGCGTTCCTAAAGTTTCATTGGACGAAAAGTGCTTTGGCGTATTTCCACACACGATTAACAAATCTCATGTTCCACTCCTGCGTGGTTTCGATGAAGTGTTTAATGTTCCTCATTCACGTCACACTGAAGTGCGTCATGAAGATATTGAGAAGGACGAGCGTCTTGAAATTTTGGCTGAATCTGAGGATGCAGGTATTTTCCTAGTTGCAACCAAAGACGGTAAACAGATTTTCGTTACCGGACATGCTGAGTACGATCCGTTATCCCTCAAGTGGGAATATGACCGCGATGCAGCCAAAGGATTAAATGTAGCGCTACCTAAAAATTATTTCCCGAAAGATGATCCTTCCCGTGTTCCTCCAGCGACATGGCGGGCGCATGCTAACTTATTATTCTCTAATTGGCTCAATTACTATGTGTATCAAGAAACACCTTACGATATTGGTCCGCAAATTTAATCG
This genomic interval carries:
- a CDS encoding RluA family pseudouridine synthase, which codes for MSLYYSPLVYTIPEQEDGWLLKTVLQRRLQISRKLLSRLKLTEQGIMLNGERVYISVKVSAGDRLEVRMEQEESDDILPEELPFNILYEDEHLLIVNKDSGIIVHPTHGHYTGTLANGVVHYWKSKAERFRFRPIHRLDQETSGVLAIAKNPYVHQHVSEQMIAGTVDKKYMAIVHGSPAEVEGAVDGPIDRDPEEPHRRIVTPDGYAARTLYNVVTTWGNGSASVVNLKLESGRTHQIRVHMTSIGCPLIGDRMYKTLPSDRINAETEAMRNERDGWIDRQALHAYELSFDHPILKQRMTFQAPLPPDLAALEKRLDAETQPREDRI
- a CDS encoding arsenate reductase family protein encodes the protein MSQLKVYQYAKCGTCRKAVKWLEAQEHQLELIPIFDTPPTEAELTDLIQKSGLEVKKFFNTSGEVYKEQQLKDKLPGMSVEEQIRLLASNGRLIKRPIVTDGDKVTVGFKEDTYEQEWNNR
- a CDS encoding 5'-3' exonuclease, whose amino-acid sequence is MNQRNEPTLLLVDGMAVLFRAFYATSASGYIRRTKAGLPTNAVYGFIRYFWDAVQTFGPSHVICCWDMGGKTFRGEEYAAYKGNRPEAPNDLIPQFELIREVMDSLNIPNIGAAGYEADDCIGTLAKYYTEQTDMNVMVLTGDHDMLQLINDRTSIIIMKKGHGNYMVYTPESLMAEKQLTPRQVIDMKGLMGDASDNYPGVRGIGEKTALKLVQEYDSIEGILDNLDKLTPSVRKKIENDLDMLHLSRKLAEIHCAVPVACALDMCELRLDPDTVMDKFEQLEMKSLGSWMGVAIG
- a CDS encoding phosphodiester glycosidase family protein, whose translation is MSSIQTRSSKRWWTGAMALVLALPVLLSGAVSAPQTAEAKAAISTKVQKVKAAGRSFTVQTVSIPKGTPVTVGLAKKQVGQTATLPSIVKAYGAQAAINGAFFEAYNGAPDPYGMLIANGKVIHIGRYGTSIGFKEDGTAIMDSLRVNLTGMVTTPEGKSRSWYATFINRTPSANASITMLYTPERGSTVGFKGGTAVVIEKGIVTKKVPNTNIAIPKNSSVLVFTGSHKSNADRFVVGSTVEMNYKYTNAAGKEIPWDEVVTAVGAGPRLVKDGKISINPASEGFKDPKILNASGARSGIAIMADGSVLLATVSGATMKEWAAVMQKLGAKQAMNLDGGASSGMYAGGKMLTSPGRLLSNTLVFGGSVK
- a CDS encoding MOSC domain-containing protein, with amino-acid sequence MKLTQQSELGDSPTAVLSLNVGQPKPLPGQKREVLSGIVKTPVSSPVFLSFTGMTGDAQADLEHHGGPDKAVCVYDYSRYPLLEQLMERKLEWGACGENLTVEGCAEDLVRIGDVYQLGDAMVQVSQPRQPCFKLAARYDYKGLPVYFQESGHTGFYFRVLQEGEVKPGSVFKRISTDLTSMTILEANRVMHQGKRDAEGIRALLAITTLSNSWRQTLVNRLEKLEGESLN
- a CDS encoding ROK family protein — its product is MTILGAIEAGGTKFVCGIGNEKGEVLERASFPTTTPEETMAQVIAFFEGKNIEALGVGSFGPIDPIEGSPTYGYITTTPKPHWGQYNLIGKLKEHYDVPMTFDTDVNGAALGEATWGAAKGLDSCLYITVGTGIGAGAVVSGQMVHGLSHPEMGHIIVRRHPEDTFEGFCPYHSDCLEGLAAGPAINKRWEQPAYELSPDHKAWEIEAHYLAHALMNYVLILSPQKIVMGGGVMKQEQLFPLIRKKLQELLNGYVQHPALQSDIDQYVVSPGLGDNAGLCGSLALAKLALNK
- a CDS encoding HRDC domain-containing protein, producing MEVIFMNRLARITDQNEELAQVWIGEEEGAWHLGWSLYEEGDREDKVWYEGSSWEELMHIYRHQLALQMSEGFRPLLQGLFHEIEDLRSRNYGGQRLQCYSELYANETLYADLCTWRRKRAASDRKAPYFIATNRLLRMISSYVPLTMDELMQLPGVGESKASEYGQAWLELTNGVERSTVFPLDWVYSALKEEEYENWLYRQKEQKYKQELDKFKTRKQVLEGMKEGHTLEEIVHRSGLSRRELIELLEILDLEGYDTDCLLDAELAIMPEQEQEAVWNAYEELGDAFLKPVLHKVYGEEKPGGGSLEQVYEKLRMIRIRYRRHVETEQNVS
- the corA gene encoding magnesium/cobalt transporter CorA gives rise to the protein MKIRLVNNGVFIPVDDIQQALTPPAEGFYWIDADVDDLAVLQPLFMMHDLAVEDCLSDEEQRPKIEIYESHYFIVINSIRFDDEEIFLRAVNLFLGRHFIISVTKQKVSELRTLKPILWEQEVSTPDRLLYLLVDLIVDNYFTVGDRIEARIEKLEEDILMHTKKSHLNEIIGLRSEILWLKKVLGPQKEVINTLNKKDLRLIDDQLQKYFSDIYENAVKISETFETYRDLMGNLREAYQSSIANRANEIMRVFTAITTVFMPLTVITGIYGMNFEFMPELHWKYSYFVVIGLMVTLGLSMFFIFRKKDWI
- the metA gene encoding homoserine O-acetyltransferase MetA; amino-acid sequence: MPIKIPDTLPAKEVLAGENIFVMDETSAYQQDIRPLRIAILNLMPTKETTETQLLRLVGNTPIQVDIVLVHPKSHTSKNTSQEYLDEFYKTFDEIEHRRFDGMIITGAPVEQMDFEDVNYWKEIQEIFEWTKTNVTSTMHICWASQAGLYHHFGVPKVSLDEKCFGVFPHTINKSHVPLLRGFDEVFNVPHSRHTEVRHEDIEKDERLEILAESEDAGIFLVATKDGKQIFVTGHAEYDPLSLKWEYDRDAAKGLNVALPKNYFPKDDPSRVPPATWRAHANLLFSNWLNYYVYQETPYDIGPQI